Proteins from a single region of Undibacterium sp. KW1:
- a CDS encoding DUF2256 domain-containing protein, with the protein MKMRKKADLPSKLCQTCGLPFNWRKKWEKNWDEVKYCSQRCRSNSQSSRSGKSQT; encoded by the coding sequence ATGAAAATGCGAAAAAAGGCGGACCTGCCCAGCAAGCTTTGCCAGACTTGCGGCCTGCCATTTAACTGGCGCAAGAAATGGGAAAAAAACTGGGACGAGGTCAAATACTGTTCCCAGCGCTGCCGCAGCAACAGCCAGAGCAGTCGCAGTGGCAAGTCACAGACTTGA